The following proteins come from a genomic window of Acinonyx jubatus isolate Ajub_Pintada_27869175 chromosome C1, VMU_Ajub_asm_v1.0, whole genome shotgun sequence:
- the DIO1 gene encoding type I iodothyronine deiodinase isoform X2, with protein MNRKNPHFSYDNWAPTLYSVQYFWFVLKVRWQRLEDRTEPGGLAPNCPVVRLSGQRCSIWDFMKGNRPLVLNFGSCTUPSFLFKFDQFKRLIEDFCSIADFLIIYIEEAHASDGWAFKNNVNIRNHRNLQDRLQAACLLLDRSPQCPVVVDTMKNQSSRLYAALPERLYVLQAGRILYKGKPGPWNYHPEEVRAVLEKLHS; from the exons ATGAACCGGAAGAACCCCCACTTTTCCTATGACAACTGGGCCCCAACTCTGTACAGTGTGCAGTATTTCTGGTTTGTCCTGAAGGTCCGATGGCAGCGACTCGAGGACAGGACTGAGCCAGGAGGTCTGGCCCCCAACTGCCCCGTGGTCCGGCTCTCAGGACAGAGGTGCAGCATCTGGGACTTCATGAAAG GCAACCGGCCATTGGTGCTGAATTTTGGAAGTTGTACCTgaccttcatttcttttcaaatttgacCAGTTCAAGAGACTTATTGAAGACTTTTGCTCCATAGCAGACTTTCTCATCATCTACATCGAAGAAGCACACGCATCAG ACGGCTGGGCTTTCAAGAACAACGTGAACATCAGGAATCATCGGAATCTCCAGGACCGCCTGCAGGCAGCCTGCTTGCTGCTGGACAGGAGCCCCCAGTGCCCTGTGGTGGTAGACACAATGAAGAACCAAAGCAGCCGGCTCTACGCAGCGCTGCCCGAGAGGCTCTATGTGCTCCAGGCGGGCAGGATCCTCTATAAG GGTAAACCTGGCCCTTGGAACTACCATCCAGAGGAAGTTCGCGCTGTTCTGGAAAAGCTCCACAGTTAG
- the DIO1 gene encoding type I iodothyronine deiodinase isoform X1 has product MGLPQAGLWLRRLWVLFQVALQVAVGKVFLILFPSRVKQHIVAMNRKNPHFSYDNWAPTLYSVQYFWFVLKVRWQRLEDRTEPGGLAPNCPVVRLSGQRCSIWDFMKGNRPLVLNFGSCTUPSFLFKFDQFKRLIEDFCSIADFLIIYIEEAHASDGWAFKNNVNIRNHRNLQDRLQAACLLLDRSPQCPVVVDTMKNQSSRLYAALPERLYVLQAGRILYKGKPGPWNYHPEEVRAVLEKLHS; this is encoded by the exons ATGGGgctgccccaggcagggctgtggcTGAGGAGGCTCTGGGTCCTCTTTCAGGTGGCCCTGCAGGTGGCTGTGGGCAAAGTGTTCCTGATATTGTTTCCCTCGAGAGTCAAGCAACACATCGTGGCCATGAACCGGAAGAACCCCCACTTTTCCTATGACAACTGGGCCCCAACTCTGTACAGTGTGCAGTATTTCTGGTTTGTCCTGAAGGTCCGATGGCAGCGACTCGAGGACAGGACTGAGCCAGGAGGTCTGGCCCCCAACTGCCCCGTGGTCCGGCTCTCAGGACAGAGGTGCAGCATCTGGGACTTCATGAAAG GCAACCGGCCATTGGTGCTGAATTTTGGAAGTTGTACCTgaccttcatttcttttcaaatttgacCAGTTCAAGAGACTTATTGAAGACTTTTGCTCCATAGCAGACTTTCTCATCATCTACATCGAAGAAGCACACGCATCAG ACGGCTGGGCTTTCAAGAACAACGTGAACATCAGGAATCATCGGAATCTCCAGGACCGCCTGCAGGCAGCCTGCTTGCTGCTGGACAGGAGCCCCCAGTGCCCTGTGGTGGTAGACACAATGAAGAACCAAAGCAGCCGGCTCTACGCAGCGCTGCCCGAGAGGCTCTATGTGCTCCAGGCGGGCAGGATCCTCTATAAG GGTAAACCTGGCCCTTGGAACTACCATCCAGAGGAAGTTCGCGCTGTTCTGGAAAAGCTCCACAGTTAG
- the DIO1 gene encoding type I iodothyronine deiodinase isoform X3, which translates to MGLPQAGLWLRRLWVLFQVALQVAVGKVFLILFPSRVKQHIVAMNRKNPHFSYDNWAPTLYSVQYFWFVLKVRWQRLEDRTEPGGLAPNCPVVRLSGQRCSIWDFMKDGWAFKNNVNIRNHRNLQDRLQAACLLLDRSPQCPVVVDTMKNQSSRLYAALPERLYVLQAGRILYKGKPGPWNYHPEEVRAVLEKLHS; encoded by the exons ATGGGgctgccccaggcagggctgtggcTGAGGAGGCTCTGGGTCCTCTTTCAGGTGGCCCTGCAGGTGGCTGTGGGCAAAGTGTTCCTGATATTGTTTCCCTCGAGAGTCAAGCAACACATCGTGGCCATGAACCGGAAGAACCCCCACTTTTCCTATGACAACTGGGCCCCAACTCTGTACAGTGTGCAGTATTTCTGGTTTGTCCTGAAGGTCCGATGGCAGCGACTCGAGGACAGGACTGAGCCAGGAGGTCTGGCCCCCAACTGCCCCGTGGTCCGGCTCTCAGGACAGAGGTGCAGCATCTGGGACTTCATGAAAG ACGGCTGGGCTTTCAAGAACAACGTGAACATCAGGAATCATCGGAATCTCCAGGACCGCCTGCAGGCAGCCTGCTTGCTGCTGGACAGGAGCCCCCAGTGCCCTGTGGTGGTAGACACAATGAAGAACCAAAGCAGCCGGCTCTACGCAGCGCTGCCCGAGAGGCTCTATGTGCTCCAGGCGGGCAGGATCCTCTATAAG GGTAAACCTGGCCCTTGGAACTACCATCCAGAGGAAGTTCGCGCTGTTCTGGAAAAGCTCCACAGTTAG